From a region of the Lactuca sativa cultivar Salinas chromosome 4, Lsat_Salinas_v11, whole genome shotgun sequence genome:
- the LOC111887739 gene encoding probable ribosome-binding factor A, chloroplastic — translation MPQFIVTTNHHRPPPLTTNTTCCSLSTFVPSLPRSIRFPAAKFGYTLTFSPHGSTTTSRNKVVICMAKERRVKMVAKQIQRELSDMLLTDQVLQYAILPEAALGADRYLSSLTTISDVEVSSDLQVVKVYVSVFGDERGKEVAISGLKSKAKYVRGQLGKRMKLRLTPEIRFIEDESIERGSRVIAILDKIKGEKKTTQDPTVDQDESTDPNYDNKEWEDDDDDIIYVK, via the exons ATGCCGCAGTTTATCGTTACCACCAATCACCACCGTCCTCCTCCGCTGACTACCAACACAACATGCTGCTCTTTGTCGACTTTCGTACCATCGTTACCGAGATCGATTAGATTTCCAGCGGCGAAATTCGGTTATACGTTGACGTTTTCGCCACACGGGAGTACAACTACTAGTAGAAATAAGGTGGTTATATGTATGGCGAAGGAGAGGAGGGTGAAAATGGTGGCGAAACAGATACAGAGAGAGCTATCTGATATGTTGCTCACCGACCAGGTTTTACAGTACGCTATTCTCCCCGAAGCTGCCCTCGGTGCTGACCGGTATCTATCATCTCTTACTACCATCAGTGATGTTGAAGTATCATCCGATTTACAG GTGGTTAAGGTATATGTATCTGTTTTTGGTGATGAAAGAGGAAAAGAGGTTGCCATTTCTGGGTTGAAGTCAAAAGCAAAATACGTACGTGGTCAATTGGGTAAGCGTATGAAATTACGACTTACCCCTGAGATACGTTTTATTGAAGATGAATCTATAGAGAGAGGAAGCAGG GTGATTGCTATATTAGATAAGATAAAGGGTGAGAAGAAGACCACACAGGATCCAACAGTTGACCAAGATGAGTCAACCGATCCAAATTATGACAATAAAGAATgggaggatgatgatgatgacatcATCTATGTGAAGTAG